Below is a window of Agathobacter rectalis ATCC 33656 DNA.
CATGCAACCTCCTCCTTTCTTACTCTCTTCTTAACAAGTCTTGCTGGGTACTGAGGCTGATTCTCTCTGTACTCTTTCAGTCTCGCCCTTGCCTCTTCTCTTGTGAACTCTGTCAATGTGTACTCCCAGCCGTACCCGTAATTCAGCTGCAACTCCCAGGTGTCGATTGTCTTTCTCTCGTATGCCATCCTACGCAACCTCCTCTTTCTTCGGCTTTCTGCCACGTCTCTTCGGCTTTTCGACCGGCTTTTCTTCCTTGACCTCTTCTGTAGGTTCCTCGGCCACCTGCTCCTCAGCCTTCTCTTCGGCCGCCGGTTCTTCCTTGACTACCGGCTCTGCAGGAAGCACAACATCCAGCTTGTATCTCTTTGTAATGCTCTGAATCATCGTCGCTACCTCTGTGCTTACTTCCTGGATTTCGTCCTCGGTAAGTCCTTCTGTCAAGCTCTCTGTCTCGGTCCAATATCCTGCATTATCCAGGAAATGATTTAATACCTTCTTTGCTCTATCATGTTTTACGTCCCACTTCATATCGTTTACCTCTCTTCCTTTTCTCCGGCGGTCAATGCCAGTACCACTACTCCATTTATCAAAATTGCTACCAAATTCTTCGCTCTCATACCGTCGTATATGCCGACCATAAAGTTGATGAACAATACCGACTGCAGGAACTGTCTTAATTTCTTCATTGCCAAATCAGCCTCCTTTATGATAGACTTAACAGTTGAGAGGCGGTGTTGCTGCCTCCCGACCGTTAAGGGAACTACTTAATCAATCAAACCTAACCATTTCAGAATTGCCGTAATCACTGACACAATCATGATTACTATGGTGGAGATTATGCTGGCCTGCTTTTCTCTCTTCTGTAATTTAAGGTTTTCGATTTCAAGTAGTTCCTTTTCCTTTGTAGAAAAGTCTTTCTTCCTACCTTTCTTACCCAACTGGTAATTCCTCCTTCCTTAGGATTTAATCAAATTGTTTTGTTTGATTATGGTTATATTATAACTCGCAGTTGCGTATTTGTCAATAGATATACTTCTATTTTCCGAGTTTTTGCCAAATAATTTTCGCACTTGCGACAACTTCTGCAATTTCCGGATCATCGACACCAACTAGTGTATTGCTCTGCATTTTCATTTGCGAGGGTTGCAAACCCGCATGGTTGCTTGGTGTGTTGTAAGATTTCTTACATGATTTCTTCTATGGTTTCTACAAGGATTCTTTACTAGATATTAGAGATTAGATAATAGATATTAGAGATAGAATAATATATGCTCATTTGCGTACTCTCAAAAGCGTATTTTATCCACAAATGCGTGTGGATAATGTGGATAATTACACCTCTGAAAACATATAGAACTATGACTTCGTACACGGTTCAATACTGGCTTTTAGTCTTTAGGCATAGGATAGGTACTAAAATCGCCTATCGTGTCTCGGGAACTTTTCGTCAAAATACCCGGTCTTATTTTGGTTATTTTGTATATTGATTTTACCTGCGGTCTTGTTCCGCTTTTCTGCAATAAAAAAAGAGCCTACAACCCCTGCGGATCATAGGCTCTCTTACTTACTCTGCTGAGTTGATGAAATCCTGGCAGTCCAGTTCCCGGTATGCCTTTTCAAAGGTTTCCTTCGGACTCCATGATACATAACCATCCGGATATTTCACGGCGTACCCAGGTACTCCGTTCTTCTCCTTCGGCTCAGCTTTTACAATTTTCACGCCGATATAGTTTTTCATAATGCCACCGTTTCCTCCTGTTATTTTACTCTGATGGTGTCTCCTGCGATAATAAGGTTCGGATTCTCAATGCCATTGAGTTGAGCAATCACATTGACCGTAGTTTCATACTTCGCCGCAATACCGGAAAGCGTATCTCCGCTCTTAATGGTGTAATACTTTTTGTTTCCGGCGTTGATTACGTCCTGGACCTCCTGCCATCTACTGCCAAGAACAGTCCTTCTCACTTCATCGTCACCATACTTACCGGCCCACACCTCATCTACAAGTTCCTGCACGGATGCTTTGTCGATGTGATTGATTACATCCTGCACTTCATTGTATCTGCTACCGAGAGCTGCCTTTCTTGCGTCGCCCCCGCCGAACTCGTCCTTCATCGTTCTGTAAAGTAGGTCGAGTGTGCTGCCTTCCGGCTCTGAAATCTCCGGCTCCTTGGCTTCATCTCCTGTGCTGGCAGAGAATCCATTGAGACCTGCCTTCTTGATTTCTGTCTCAAAATCACGATAGCAAAAATCTTGATCCACAGTTCTTCCGCAGATCGTCTTATCGGCAATGTAGTTATACTCTCCTCCGTACTGCCAAATATCGTGACCTGTTACTGGCTCATTTGAAGAATATCTCGCCACCCAATGAGTGAACCTCTGCAGGCGATCATCGTCTACGTGCGCCTGGAAATGTGAATCAGATGTATATACTCCGACAAAATATCCAGCCTTCTCGCATCTGTCACAGAACGCAATCACAATATTCGTAAGGACATCTCTGCTGTTGTTCAGCATCTTACCTTCTACGTCGTAGTAGATAGGATATTCAAACTGCTTACCTGCAATAACTGACAGGAAATGGTCTGCCTCCTGCTCTGCCTCCGCAACAGACTTTGCATTGCCGTAATAGTATGCACCTACCGGAAGTCCGATAGCCTTACACTGTGCATAGTAATTTTCAAACTTGCTGTCCTTATACTTGCCATCGTCTGCACCTGCAGCCTTGATAATAGCAAATTTCACTCCTCTTTCATTCCTGGCCTGCTCAATGCTCATATCTCCCTGCCAGTGTGAAATATCAATACCAAAAAGTTTTTCCATAGAAAATTCCTCCTTAAATCAAAATAAGGGGCAGCTTTTCAGCCACCCCGATGTGATACCTTTTTCAGAACTTATGCTTTGATTAACTTTCCTTTTTTGAGAAGATTAACCATCTTGGTGTTCTGCGCTGCGGTATATGCGTAGTTTGTAATGCCATTTGCGGCTGCAATCTTGGCCCGGTGCGCCTTCGATGTGTCTTTTTCGCCCACTGCAGCAAGCGCCGTAATAATAGACCCCGATGTTCCTTCATACTTAGGATAATAAGTATTTCCGTGTCTCGGGTTTCCGGAAACAACAACTACCGTATGTCCTTTGGTCTTTGTGACGAGTACATCACCGTTGAACAATTCCGTCTTGGAAGTTACCGCAATCGCTTCCATAAACTGTCCGGTTGCCTTCAATGCCGATGCCTCAGAAGCCGTATTGAAATTTCCTGGATCAAAGCCAGCTTGGATGCAGCACGCTCTCACAAGTGAACTGCAGTCTGCCTCTGTCTTTACAGAAATTTTAGAGAGCTTTCCGACTCTTCTCAGCTGTTCGATCACATTGCTTCTATGTCCCTGGCAATATCCGATATTGTTGTTTCTGCATCCCTGCAGCATAGCTTCTGCGATGGCGTTTGCTACCGTGATGCTCTTCGGTCTCAGACAGTACCAGCCTTTTGAATGGACGTAATACGCCTGGGTTGATACCTCGTTTCCAGTCTGATCTCCCGGTTTTCCTCCGGAAATGTGACCGTTCTCGTCAATTCTCGCGCTTCCAACTACTAAACTCATGGTTCTTCCTCCTAACAAAAATAGGGCAGTCTTTCGACCGCCCTGTGCTTACGATATGTTCTCAGATTACTCCTCATCCTCACTGTTGGAGCCGATGTTGGCTGAGTCAGTCAAACCTTCACCGATGATGTACGCCACTACGGACGCTCCCGCCATAATGAGTGCTGTAACCTGTGTTGCCGTGTTGTCTGTGCCGCCAGTAGCCAGGATCATCATAGATACGAATGACGCTACCGCAGTCCATAACTTTCTGCTTGTAAGTTTTCTAACCCAATCAATTTTCTTCATGTTTCTTTACCTCCTGTTATAAAAATGAATTTTTTTCCATGCACTTCTGATAAACTTTGTCTATCTCGGCAATGGCATTTACCGCTTTGCTGTTCTTATATTCCGGATGCTCTGCGCAATAACGCTCGTAGTCCGAAACATCATCCAAAATCTGATTGAAGAACTCCTCGGAATGTTTGACATCCCTTCTCAACTCGTCGGCAAATCGCAGGATTCTTGTGCGGCATTCGTCCGCATCATCTTTATCCATACGCCTTTCGAGCTTGTTGTGCTTTTCTCCCAGGTCTTTTAACTCTTTCTGCACTGATTCCAACTTATCCATAACGTCCTTATTCATCGACTTTCCGATGGCTCTCATACCGTTTCCGATAATCTTTCCAACTGCAGACCACGGATTTACCTTGATGGGCGTAATCTGCACCAGTGTCAAGAACAGCAGTAGCGCTCCACCACTTGCGAGAATTTCATTCAAAGACATTGGCTCTTTTACCTCCTTCCCAAACGCACCGTAATTCCCACGGCACGTCCGTAATATCTGCCGCCTTTTCACCCAAAATGGCCTCTATTACTGCATAAAGAATGGCATCCGCGCGCGGGTCCTTATCGAACCGGTACAGATGCCATACCAACTGATTATGCAGATTGATTAGAAGGATTTCGTTTTCCTCTGTCTCTTCCCAGTGCAGGTCGTGTGCCGCTTTTTCCAATCTGTCATAGTCGTAAAACTCGGCATATGGGATTCTTTTATGCTGCATACATACCTGCCCTTCGCCTTACTCTGCCTTTAACATTTTATCAACGGATGCTCTCCACCTGGTCGGCACTTCGTCGATAGTCATGTTTCCGAGCTTAATCTGTGTGTAGTAAAATTTAGCCATTTACAATCACCTCCGCTAACTCAATAATTGCAGACTCCACGGCCTCCAAACGCTCGATGATGGTAGGCTCACCGGCTGCTTCTGCCTCTTTGTCAGCGGCATCTTCCTCGGTACCGCCTTCTCCGATGGTCCACCAGTACTCGAAGTTGTTGTTCACCTCTGTTTTGGTAACTGTGCCCTTGTGTCTGAGCTGCACCTCGTCGCATTCATAAACGATGGTTGAATCTCCACCCTCTTCCATAGGCTCCTTGGTGGTTTTCTTGATGTTCTTTCTCAGAATGATGTCCGTACCGCCATGAATAGGAAACACCTCGATCTTAGGCGGCTGCAATGAGTAACATTCTTTGTTCATACTTGACATACTCCTTTCTGCCGTAGCGTGATACGCTTTGTGCGGCAATCTTAAATAAATTCTGCATATTGTACTTAATGGAGCAACCCTGGCTGTTGCTGTACTTTGTCCACCCTTTGTACGCCATAATTCTGCAGGCTCGCCACCATGGGATATATCCTAAGCGTTCCAAATCGACGGCAGCTCTCAAAAACTGTCTCCGGATACGCTTAAACACCCTGCTTCTTATAATGGTGTACGTTCTTCGTACAACGAACCCCATCATATCTACGCCCTGCGTCCTTTTATGACTTCCGCCTTGTCTCATTCTGTGAAATTCTTTCTCTTCCTCGAATGATGAAATGTGGTATATCTGCCAGGCCGGCTTTACGTCCAATCCCAGCGTTGATTTACTCCATCTCGTAGCTTTTTTGAGCGCTTTCGTCAGCTGTGAGAAGTAGCCATAAACTGTAAAATCGTCTGCATAGCAAACGATAGCTTTTACCATTTTGGTCTGTACCCCTCTTCTTGACTGACTCAGGCTCAACAGGTATCTCAAAACATAGCTCATAACATAGTTAAAGAGCCACGACGGAAGATACCCGCCTATACAAAGATGCTCTCCTGGGTAATTTTCCATAAGAGCACCCAGGTACCAAATTAAAACTTTATTCTTGCCAATATCTCTTTTTAGCAAGTTCATAACACACTCTACCGTTACGGACGGATATGCCTTGTGAATATCACACTTGACCACATCCAGCCTTCCGGTAAACTTACGCCTTAAAATCCTTTCGATTTTCCGTTTGCCTGCCAGCTGCCCTCTTCCTGGAATGCTTCCGTATTGAATCGGCAGTAACTTCGCATGGAACAATTCCTCTAATGAGTAAACCGCTATGTATTCCATTATCTGCTGATCCGGATATTCCTGGCATATATTTCTGAGCTTGTGAGTCAATCCATCTTCTCGCTGGAACTGGCGAATTGGGCGCAATTTCAAATCTCTGTTTCTGATGCGCTGTGTTAATTCTTCTGCTATTGCATCCGTAGCTGTGTATATTTTTTGCTTTGTACCGTCAAGGAACTCTTGCGCAAGTTCCTGTTCGGTCACCAGGCCTGTGTTCAGAAGCAATCTCTGAAAATCTCTTCTTTTGTACTTCCCATCAAATGCCTTGCGAACTGCAGGTATATTAAATTCTGTGTTTTCCACATCTACCTTCGCAGGTTTGCAGTATGTTTTCATAATTGCTTTCCTTTCGTGTATATCATCTGGTTATTACCGGCGACGTTCGCTTTCGCTACTAGCCGCCGCTGGTTTCAAATAATTTTCGCACATAAGCGTGTGCTGTATGGTGCAATGAATGATATACTCTCTAACCAGTTGAACCGACAGAGCCGTTCCAGTTCGCATCGCCGACGGAATTGTTCGAGTTACGGCACGCGAGACCCGCATTGCCACCGTTGTTCAAGTTGCCCCAGCACCAACCGGCGCGGACCCCGGACGCGGCGGGATTGCAGTTGAAGCCAGCCTCTGTCACACCATACAACCCATTTTATTAACTCTTGCAACAGTTAATATCTTAGTGGGGCCTGCCGCCCCTCTTGCCTTACAGGCAATTCACCCTGCTTTACCCAGCCAGTCCAGGTGAACCGACAGAGCCGCACCAGTACGCACCGCCGACGGAATTGTCCGAGGGACGGCACGCGAGACCCGCAACGCCACCGTCGCGCAAGGCGCCCCAGCACCAACCGGCGCGGACCCCGGACGCGGCGGGATAGCAGTAGAAGCCAGCCTTACAGCCGACGCCGCTACCGCTTGCGTCGATACCAAGAGGCCACTCAACATCTGAAATGGCGGTATCTTCGATGTAAGTCCACTTTCCTGTTGTACCTTTCGGAATGACCATCGTTAAGGCTGTCAGCTTTTTGTAGTCCTCGGTAATTGCTGTTCCGCTTACTTTGGACTGATCTTCGCAAACAAAGCAGTCAAAGTTATAGTCTCCGTTTTCATCGGTGCTCCACTGCCATAATTCATCGCTAATGATTAAATATGAGCCGTTCATAAACTCGATTTTCTGCAGCATACCCGGCTCTTTTCCGTTGGTGTAATTGTACTTGCTTCCGTCAGTTCCAAGTACATCATCATTCCAACCGGACCAGTAAGGATCGGTGCTTAAATATGTGCTTCCGGCTGTTGTGTCGAATGTGGTACCACCGTTATCCACATAAACTGCAGAGTATGTGGTACCGCCGATTTCAACGTCCTTGATTGCAGTAATGAGCTTGTTTCTGCAGACGGAATAGTTGCTCGCAGTATTTCTATCTGTGCCACTCTGAATGCCGATCTGAACACTGCTTCCAACAAATAAATTTGCCGCCTGCTCGGGTGTCAAAAGGACTCTTTCAACGCCTTCCTCAGAATATGCAGCCGTGTACTGGTAGTTATAACTAGAGCAGCCTTCGATTGTTCCGGAGTTGCCTTTTCTTGCATATTTAAGACGCATCATACGGTCAAGGAACTTGATCGTCTTTCCGCTCGCTCCACTATACTGTGTTCCTCTGTCTCTCCATTTGGTAACACCTGCAGTATGAGAAGTCCAGTTTACCGGAGCTAAGCCGGTTCCGCAGGTGATTTTTCCACTTGCGCCGATTCCTGCGTAATACTTAGGTCTCGCTGCATACGCATAAACTCTACCGGTGCGATCTCTTCCTTCCGGCCATAATTCGTAACCGGTTGACTGGTGGCATTTCATTTTTAAGTAACGGTATCCGTCCTCGTCCCACTCTTTCGTGTAGGTATTTTTCTGTAATACCCAGCAAAGATGTTCGCCGGAGCGAACGTCTTTAATATCATCGATATGCTCAACATAGAAAATCTCGTGGCTTCCGTCTGTTTTCTTCTCTGCAGATACTTCCAGGCACCAAAACTGAGGAAGATGTGCAAAGTCATCCTGCCCCTGCGTCTTTGCAGTAGATGGAACGCATTTCAAGCCAACGCTGTCGTCCGTTAATTCTCCGATGGCTGTAGAGCTGGTTGCGAACAGTGGGAATGAGACACCATGCACTCTGTCGTCCTCGAGGACTCTGCCGAACCATCTTTCCAGCATTTCTACCTTTGTGAATTTGCTTGCGTCGTACTGTGATTTCCACCATTCGATGAAAAGATTGTCAACCTGCTCTTTGCTGGTACACTGTGCAACCATGTACTTATAGCAAAGGTCGGCTGCACCAGGGTTTGCACCACCTGCCACAGCCATTTTCTGCATTTCCATGAGAGCTTTCATCGTCGATTCTCTCGGAATATTGATTACATTGTCAGACATTTTTAACCCTCCTTGATGATAATATTTAAGCCGCCGTCCGATTCATCGAACGCCAGCTGCGCTTTAGCATTTTGAATTTTTGTGATGTCCCTGCGATTTGCAATAGTATTTTCAAATGCACACATAGGTCCTGCATTGATATTGCTCGCATGGTTCGAGTCTGTCGTTTCGGTAATCTTCATAGTGTCAGAGAATACCGCAGTCTCGCTTTTTACTGTGTAATCTTTCACGTTTTGCCTCCTTCCTGGCTTAGAAGATGTCGTCAAGCACGTATGTCTGTTCTACATCATCATCCTTGCCCTTCCTGGTAAAAGTCTTGATGCACACAATGTCGCCATTGGTGTCATACAATCCGATTTCGCTGATCTCTTTTCCAGCAAGTTCACTCTCTGCAAGGGTACATTCGTATCTGCAGGTTGTGTCATTCGGGAATGTGTAACCATCAATGGCTTTGCGGAACAATTCCTTATTGAGCTTAGACTGAGATTCCGTCGGCGCAATGACCGTACCGGAACTGCTTACACCGCCTTCGCCAAACACCATACCGATAATCTTCGGAAGCGTAATGGCTCCGGCACGTGCCTTAACCAGGTTCTCCCTAGCTTTCTTCGTGACCACCACGTTTTTGCTCTTTTCTGTACTCATTGGATATACTCCTTTCTATAGATTGAATTAAGGTTCTTCTTTCCGTCCAGCGCATTGCTGCCATCAAGAAACCAGTAATTCCTTGTTTTGGTAATGACCTGTGCCTCCACATCCATATCTTCTCTTTCGATTCCCATGTGATGCGTAACTGCAGCTTCAAGTCGTTTATTGCCGCCTCTGTGCTCCAACATAGCGTTGCCGTCGAGTAGCAGCTTTCCGTCCAAATAGACAGTGTTCCAAAAATCAGCCTCAAACTCCGAACGAATCGCCGCCCTGGCATCCGAACTTGACCGTAAGCCGTATGTACTTCTTACTTTCATTGAGTCTGTGACCTTGTTGTAGGCGCAGGCAACCATTGCAACGATTGCAACGCCCAGTTGATAGCCTCGTGTAACATCAAGCCTGTGTGAGCCGTCCAAATCCCACGAACCATCCAATAGGTGCGTATTCCAAAAAATGATGTCCGAGGCGATCCGGATTGCTCCTGCCTTGACATCATTTTCTGTTTTCTGTTCTGCTCTGAATTTTACCTTCTGCAGGTCTGCGTCTGTCGGGGTTGTAAATCCACCGAGCATATACTTAAAACCAAGCATCAGATTGTATCTCATATACGGATAGAGAAGGCTGGAACCGTCCAGCGGTTTTCTTCCATCCAGCAGATCGCTATACCAAAATGACTCTGCGATATGGAAGATTATCTTTTTCAGATTCATCTCCTCTAAGTTCCGATTGTCTGATACAATCTCGGTTCGGTCATTCATCGTAAACATCGTGTGTGACTGTTTCAGCTCATTCAGCATAGCTCTCGCTCGCTTTGATGCAAGTGTCCCTTCGCCCATAAAGTATGCTTTGAACACATTCGGGTGTGGCGCCACAAAACCATAATCTCCCGGATCGTTGATGTCTGCAATTCGTACATCAAATCCGGTAGCGGTTTTTAAGTACCCTTCCATCCGATACGGTGTCATCGGCGCCCGGTAGTCTCTCTTCCGGTAAATCAGCTGTCGCCTCTCCTCGTATGGAAGATTTTCTCGCACCGGCAGTCCCCACTTAATCTCGTGGTACATCAGTCCCCATGTGGCAGTTTCCGGAAACAGCTGGTTTAGAATATCCTCAGCTATTTCTCTTGCCGTGTCGTATTCCTGGCCCATGACCTCATACAGCCACTTTCCGACATAGGAATTGTCGTAAAAGCCATCTGAAACTGAGGCAATCATGTTCTTTGCACTCTCGCTGACCGGGAAATTCTCTAAATCAAACTTTTCCACATTCACACCCCCTAACTAAAATTAAGGGTACCGGTGTCCGGGTACTCCTCGCTTTTCAGAGTGATGTTCTGCATTTTCCCATTCATCGTGAATGTTTCAAAGTCCTCGACTCCTGCGATTGCAGAAATCAACGGTCTTACATCGTTGTACCTTAGAACTCCTTCGGTTTTCGCCTGTGCATAGACCGCTCTCACGGCTTCCGTAAAGTCTGCCTTAATTTGCTCGATGCCGGTTGTTTCATCGTAGCTGAGTCCTGCAATAACATAATTTACGGCAACCGTTGTGGCTGCCGCACAAGTCAGTTCTGCTGTTCCAGTAGGAAGCAATCTTGCTGACCTATCATTCGGAGAAACGATGTAGTTATACACATCCTGCACTAGCTTCGCATTGGCCGGTTTTCCGTTTCCGTCTACCAGCACCAGTTTCACTGTACCGGGACCGTTCCACGTAGAAATAACTATTGCATCTCCTGCTCCCGCCTGTTTCGCCCATCTCTTATAGTCCGTATCGTTCCCCAGGTATGTCATGCTGTTGTCGTACTCTGCAGCGATCCTGTCGTAAAAATCATCGTCTGTCTCTCTTTCAGTGCCGCCACGAATAGGCTCCGGATTGTTAATCTCGGTCACATTCTTATCGGGTACCATCATTAGCACGACCGTATTCGCCGCTACATTAGAACCTGTGCCTGCTTCAACCGCTGATACCGGTATAAGCACTGATCCTTCGCCTCCAACAACCACATCCTCTGTGGTGGCATACTCAATCGACGGGCCGGTTTCGGTTGCCGCCGTACAGAATACCGTTCCGGATAAAATCTCGGTTCCTTCTGCAGCTGTGATTTTCACATAGCCAAAAGCTGGTTCCGCTTCGTGTCTTGTGAGATGTACCTGGCGACCGTGAAGGTCTAACCATTCATCCCAGGCGTATTCCGGGAACGCAATCATCAATGCCCTTACGATATGGAAATTGATAATTTCGTCTTTTTCCAACGCTGCAGGCATCG
It encodes the following:
- a CDS encoding GH25 family lysozyme, whose amino-acid sequence is MEKLFGIDISHWQGDMSIEQARNERGVKFAIIKAAGADDGKYKDSKFENYYAQCKAIGLPVGAYYYGNAKSVAEAEQEADHFLSVIAGKQFEYPIYYDVEGKMLNNSRDVLTNIVIAFCDRCEKAGYFVGVYTSDSHFQAHVDDDRLQRFTHWVARYSSNEPVTGHDIWQYGGEYNYIADKTICGRTVDQDFCYRDFETEIKKAGLNGFSASTGDEAKEPEISEPEGSTLDLLYRTMKDEFGGGDARKAALGSRYNEVQDVINHIDKASVQELVDEVWAGKYGDDEVRRTVLGSRWQEVQDVINAGNKKYYTIKSGDTLSGIAAKYETTVNVIAQLNGIENPNLIIAGDTIRVK
- a CDS encoding putative phage tail protein, which codes for MEKFDLENFPVSESAKNMIASVSDGFYDNSYVGKWLYEVMGQEYDTAREIAEDILNQLFPETATWGLMYHEIKWGLPVRENLPYEERRQLIYRKRDYRAPMTPYRMEGYLKTATGFDVRIADINDPGDYGFVAPHPNVFKAYFMGEGTLASKRARAMLNELKQSHTMFTMNDRTEIVSDNRNLEEMNLKKIIFHIAESFWYSDLLDGRKPLDGSSLLYPYMRYNLMLGFKYMLGGFTTPTDADLQKVKFRAEQKTENDVKAGAIRIASDIIFWNTHLLDGSWDLDGSHRLDVTRGYQLGVAIVAMVACAYNKVTDSMKVRSTYGLRSSSDARAAIRSEFEADFWNTVYLDGKLLLDGNAMLEHRGGNKRLEAAVTHHMGIEREDMDVEAQVITKTRNYWFLDGSNALDGKKNLNSIYRKEYIQ
- a CDS encoding phage tail protein, which codes for MSTEKSKNVVVTKKARENLVKARAGAITLPKIIGMVFGEGGVSSSGTVIAPTESQSKLNKELFRKAIDGYTFPNDTTCRYECTLAESELAGKEISEIGLYDTNGDIVCIKTFTRKGKDDDVEQTYVLDDIF
- a CDS encoding CD1375 family protein — protein: MAKFYYTQIKLGNMTIDEVPTRWRASVDKMLKAE
- a CDS encoding baseplate J/gp47 family protein — protein: MQPEFNRPEFLEGNSAEEIHERMMNNLPDDIDDMPGGFPYDMTMPAALEKDEIINFHIVRALMIAFPEYAWDEWLDLHGRQVHLTRHEAEPAFGYVKITAAEGTEILSGTVFCTAATETGPSIEYATTEDVVVGGEGSVLIPVSAVEAGTGSNVAANTVVLMMVPDKNVTEINNPEPIRGGTERETDDDFYDRIAAEYDNSMTYLGNDTDYKRWAKQAGAGDAIVISTWNGPGTVKLVLVDGNGKPANAKLVQDVYNYIVSPNDRSARLLPTGTAELTCAAATTVAVNYVIAGLSYDETTGIEQIKADFTEAVRAVYAQAKTEGVLRYNDVRPLISAIAGVEDFETFTMNGKMQNITLKSEEYPDTGTLNFS